From the Mangifera indica cultivar Alphonso chromosome 10, CATAS_Mindica_2.1, whole genome shotgun sequence genome, one window contains:
- the LOC123226697 gene encoding dihydroneopterin aldolase 1-like has product MEQAELLRGDKLMLRGLKFHGFHGVKPEERKLGQKFLIDVDAWMDLRTAGKTDCLSDTVSYTDIYRIVEEVVEGQPHNLLESVAQLIASNTLSKHSQISAVRVKVGKPHVAVHGPLDYLGVEILRYRNIDGPKC; this is encoded by the exons ATGGAACAAGCTGAGTTATTGAGAGGTGACAAACTCATGTTAAGGGGGTTGAAGTTTCATGGCTTTCATGGGGTGAAGCCTGAAGAAAGAAAACTAGGCCAGAAGTTTTTGATTGATGTAGATGCTTGGATGGATCTTAGAACTGCTGGCAAAACTGATTGCCTGTCAGATACTGTTAGTTATACAGACATTTATCG CATAGTTGAGGAAGTTGTGGAAGGACAACCTCATAATCTTCTCGAGTCGGTGGCACAACTCATTGCTTCAAACACTCTGTCAAAACACTCTCAAATTTCTGCCGTAAGAGTAAAGGTTGGGAAGCCTCATGTTGCTGTTCATGGTCCTCTTGACTACCTTGGGGTTGAGATCCTTAGATACAGAAATATTGATGGACCCAAGTGCTAG